GCCAAAGTTCCTTCGGTCTCGGTGAGGCCGGGAGCAACTGCGTTCACCGTGATTCCATAACGTCCGAGTTCCGTTGCAAGCGCTCTCGTGAATCCCACCACGCCACCCTTCGCTGCCACATAATGTGCAAGGTTCGGAGTCCCTGCGACAAAAACGTTCGACGCGATGTTCACGATACGTCCGAACTCTGCTTTACGCATGTGGGGATACACAGCGCGGCTCGTCAGGAACACCCCATCGAGATTCACCGACATTATCCGGCGCCATTCCGCGAAATCGATGTCATCCCATTTGGTGAAGGGGACGATTGCAGCGTTGTTAACGAGAACGTCCACCTTGCCGAATCGCTCCATGGTCGCTTCGACAAGGGCACCAACCTGGTCCTCGGAACTTGTGTCGACGGTAACAGCGAGGGCGTTGGGTAGTGAATCGGCGACTTTTGCAGCACCCTTAGCGTTGATATCTGCAATGACGACGGCCGCGCCTTCGGCGCTCAGTTTCCGTGCAATTGACGCCCCAATGCCCTGCGCCGAGCCGGTAACGATCGCCACACGATCTTGATGTTTCATGTCATATTCTCCATTCCTGCTCGAATCAAT
This portion of the Acidobacteriota bacterium genome encodes:
- a CDS encoding SDR family oxidoreductase; amino-acid sequence: MKHQDRVAIVTGSAQGIGASIARKLSAEGAAVVIADINAKGAAKVADSLPNALAVTVDTSSEDQVGALVEATMERFGKVDVLVNNAAIVPFTKWDDIDFAEWRRIMSVNLDGVFLTSRAVYPHMRKAEFGRIVNIASNVFVAGTPNLAHYVAAKGGVVGFTRALATELGRYGITVNAVAPGLTETEGTLASPHAEAFDFVQSLQAIPRRAMPDDIAPAVSFLASEEAAWVTGSLLVVDGGHTRH